The proteins below are encoded in one region of Terriglobia bacterium:
- a CDS encoding J domain-containing protein: MATTQQKDYYGALGVKKTASAEEIRKAFRKLARKYHPDVNPNDKKSEEKFKEISEANDVLSDPKKRKIYDQLGFYSDNIDPAAAEAYSRGGGFGAGGFGATPPGGRGGQGFDFNGFDFSDLGGAGGRSGGGGGFRDIFSSIFGGGRGGAATEVGPEHGTDLEYQVNVGFWDAIRGAVMRLSITRLDTCTNCHGSGVVGTPTTCPQCHGSGHITQSGGGMKFNVACPRCGGSGKVQPPCPVCHGEGAVERTEPLEVRVKAGTRDGQRIRIAGKGNAGLHGGQPGDLYVIIRVGEHPVFRREGDDIYVTIPVAAWESALGAKIEVPTIDGRSQLKIPPGTQSGQKLRLREKGVPSATHEDNRGDEIVEIKIMVPEAHDLKARELWQELHELHKDDPRAELWSKV; the protein is encoded by the coding sequence ATGGCGACGACTCAACAAAAAGATTATTACGGCGCGCTGGGCGTCAAAAAGACCGCCTCGGCAGAGGAGATCCGCAAGGCCTTCCGCAAACTCGCCCGCAAATACCATCCTGACGTTAATCCCAATGACAAGAAGTCGGAAGAGAAGTTCAAGGAAATTTCTGAAGCCAATGACGTGCTGAGCGATCCCAAGAAGCGCAAGATCTACGACCAGCTCGGCTTTTACTCAGACAACATCGATCCCGCAGCGGCAGAAGCTTATTCGCGTGGCGGCGGATTTGGGGCAGGTGGATTTGGAGCAACGCCTCCAGGCGGCCGAGGTGGCCAGGGCTTTGATTTCAATGGCTTTGATTTTTCTGATCTTGGCGGCGCGGGCGGCCGGTCAGGCGGCGGAGGCGGCTTCCGCGATATTTTTTCCAGCATTTTTGGCGGAGGACGCGGCGGGGCAGCCACGGAAGTGGGGCCGGAACACGGTACCGATCTTGAATATCAGGTGAATGTCGGCTTCTGGGACGCAATTCGCGGCGCGGTGATGCGCCTGAGCATTACGCGACTTGATACCTGTACCAACTGCCACGGAAGCGGCGTCGTCGGAACGCCCACGACTTGCCCGCAATGCCATGGCAGCGGCCACATCACGCAATCCGGCGGCGGAATGAAGTTCAACGTCGCCTGCCCGCGCTGCGGCGGTAGCGGCAAGGTGCAGCCTCCGTGCCCCGTATGCCACGGCGAAGGCGCGGTGGAGCGCACAGAGCCGCTGGAAGTACGTGTAAAAGCGGGTACGCGCGACGGACAGCGCATACGCATCGCCGGCAAAGGCAATGCCGGGTTGCATGGCGGACAGCCAGGCGATTTATATGTGATCATCCGCGTGGGCGAGCATCCGGTGTTTCGCCGCGAAGGCGACGATATCTACGTGACTATCCCGGTTGCCGCGTGGGAATCAGCATTGGGAGCGAAGATTGAAGTGCCGACCATCGATGGCCGTTCGCAGTTGAAGATCCCACCGGGAACGCAAAGCGGACAGAAGCTGCGGCTACGCGAAAAAGGAGTGCCTTCTGCCACGCATGAAGACAATCGCGGCGACGAGATCGTGGAGATCAAGATCATGGTCCCTGAGGCCCATGACTTAAAAGCGCGCGAGCTGTGGCAGGAATTGCATGAGCTGCACAAAGACGATCCACGGGCGGAGTTGTGGAGCAAGGTGTAG
- a CDS encoding helix-turn-helix transcriptional regulator, protein MTAKRKSKGAYMISSVAEMYGIHPQTLRLYEREGLLKPSRTDGNTRLYTEEDLQRLEFILNLARDLGVNIAGIAIILQMRERMEDMNRKMQEFVRFVQDEVAFRASNAHADPSKGAIIPLRKPTINVTPRDRKK, encoded by the coding sequence ATGACCGCTAAACGCAAATCCAAGGGCGCTTACATGATTTCTTCCGTGGCGGAGATGTACGGCATCCATCCGCAGACGCTGCGGCTCTATGAGCGGGAAGGTTTGCTCAAGCCCTCGCGTACGGACGGCAACACGCGTCTTTACACAGAAGAAGATCTGCAGCGGTTGGAATTTATCCTGAACCTGGCGCGAGACCTGGGCGTGAACATCGCAGGAATCGCTATCATCCTGCAGATGCGGGAGCGCATGGAAGACATGAACCGAAAGATGCAGGAGTTTGTCCGCTTTGTGCAGGATGAAGTCGCGTTCCGCGCCAGCAATGCCCATGCCGATCCCAGCAAGGGCGCGATCATTCCGCTGCGCAAGCCAACGATCAACGTAACGCCGCGCGATCGCAAGAAATAG
- a CDS encoding GNAT family N-acetyltransferase: MEQGVAKQRVVLETRRLRLREFVPQDADALLAVLGDPVAMQYYPAAFDRKGVEEWIERNRNRYRGEGFGLWAMLLRKTNEVIGDCGCFLRDVDGRDDIEIGYHVRRDLWGNGYATEAAQACMQYAFTKMGVGRVISLIRPENMPSIRVAEKNGLTCEKIIFWRGYDHCIYAKQNR, from the coding sequence GTGGAGCAAGGTGTAGCAAAGCAACGTGTAGTGCTGGAGACCAGGCGTCTTCGCCTGCGCGAGTTTGTGCCGCAGGATGCAGACGCTCTGCTGGCCGTGCTGGGTGATCCGGTGGCAATGCAGTATTATCCGGCAGCCTTTGACCGCAAGGGCGTTGAAGAGTGGATTGAGCGAAATCGCAACCGCTATCGAGGCGAGGGGTTTGGTCTGTGGGCGATGCTGCTGCGGAAGACTAACGAAGTTATTGGGGACTGCGGCTGCTTCCTACGGGACGTGGATGGAAGGGACGACATTGAGATTGGCTATCATGTGCGGCGCGATCTATGGGGCAACGGCTATGCCACAGAAGCTGCTCAGGCGTGCATGCAGTACGCGTTCACAAAAATGGGCGTTGGCCGCGTGATCTCGCTGATTCGACCTGAAAACATGCCATCAATCCGGGTGGCGGAGAAGAACGGGCTGACATGCGAGAAGATCATTTTCTGGCGCGGCTATGACCATTGTATTTATGCAAAGCAGAATAGATAA
- a CDS encoding nuclear transport factor 2 family protein gives MKYMRRRGLRMFAVAALLPMMALAQNNAKATKPAGPQDATTQQVTQLVRDFLANVPKNDPKVFQEFFADDVIYTRATGLTVTKADILKNIDVRSTSDPQMTFEGDDFTVHPYGEMAVVNFRLIAHNTENGKPTTAYYRNTGTFLKRNGKWQAVAWQATKVPEKQ, from the coding sequence ATGAAATACATGAGACGTCGTGGCCTGCGGATGTTTGCCGTTGCGGCCTTGTTACCGATGATGGCCCTGGCGCAAAACAATGCGAAGGCCACCAAGCCTGCCGGTCCGCAAGATGCCACAACCCAGCAGGTCACGCAACTGGTGCGCGACTTTCTGGCCAATGTGCCCAAGAACGATCCCAAGGTGTTTCAGGAGTTCTTTGCCGATGATGTGATCTATACGCGCGCCACCGGCTTGACCGTTACCAAAGCCGACATCCTGAAGAATATTGATGTTCGCTCAACCAGCGACCCGCAAATGACTTTTGAGGGCGACGATTTCACGGTCCATCCTTACGGGGAAATGGCGGTCGTGAATTTTCGGCTGATCGCGCACAACACTGAGAACGGCAAGCCGACGACGGCTTACTATCGCAACACAGGAACCTTTTTAAAGCGCAACGGCAAGTGGCAGGCCGTGGCCTGGCAGGCGACGAAGGTGCCGGAAAAGCAGTAA
- the dnaK gene encoding molecular chaperone DnaK: MGKIIGIDLGTTNSVVAVMEGGEPKVIANEEGGRTTPSVVGFTKSGERLVGQVAKRQAITNPENTVYSIKRFMGRRFDEVNEEMKMVPYKVVRQGDHVAVVAQGQEYTPQQVSAMILQKLKKAAEDYLGQSVTEAVITVPAYFNDAQRQATKDAGKVAGLDVKRIVNEPTAAALAYGLDKKKEETIAVYDFGGGTFDISILEVGEGVIEVKSTNGDTHLGGDNIDQRIVDWLVEEFKKDEGLDLRAKGNEMALQRLRDAAEKAKIELSTTMESEINLPFITADATGPKHLVKKLTRTKLEQMVDDIIQRSVAPCKQALKDAGVDASKIDEVVLVGGQTRMPRIQALVKELFGKEPHKGVNPDEVVAIGAAVQAGVLAGDVKDLLLLDVTPLTLSIETLGGVATQMIPRNTTIPTKKTETFSTAADSQPSVEVHVLQGERPLAKDNRTLGKFHLTGLPPAPRGVPQIEVTFDIDANGILNVTAKDKATNKEQKIQITSSSGLSKEEVERMAKEAEAHSAEDKAKREEIEARNQLDGMVYQVEKMLKENGDKISGDEKGQVESAVADAKKALEGTDAAAMNAAREKLTAASHKLAEAMYKAQQAAPADGASGAGPQAGAQSNGAGQQEKKDEGVIDAEYVDVEDKR, encoded by the coding sequence ATGGGGAAGATTATTGGAATTGATCTCGGAACCACCAACTCAGTGGTGGCCGTGATGGAGGGCGGCGAACCGAAAGTTATCGCCAACGAGGAAGGCGGTCGGACGACGCCTTCAGTGGTCGGCTTCACCAAATCTGGTGAGCGCCTTGTCGGTCAGGTGGCCAAACGGCAGGCCATCACCAATCCGGAAAACACGGTTTATTCCATCAAGCGGTTTATGGGACGCCGTTTTGACGAAGTGAATGAAGAAATGAAGATGGTCCCCTACAAGGTCGTGCGCCAGGGCGATCACGTTGCCGTGGTGGCGCAGGGACAGGAATACACGCCGCAGCAGGTTTCAGCGATGATCCTGCAGAAGCTCAAGAAAGCGGCGGAAGATTACCTTGGCCAGTCGGTAACGGAAGCCGTGATTACGGTTCCCGCGTACTTTAATGACGCGCAGCGCCAAGCCACCAAAGACGCCGGCAAGGTTGCCGGGCTCGATGTAAAGCGCATCGTCAATGAGCCCACGGCAGCCGCACTGGCTTACGGTCTGGACAAGAAGAAAGAAGAAACCATCGCTGTGTACGACTTCGGCGGCGGCACTTTCGATATTTCAATCCTTGAAGTGGGCGAAGGCGTGATTGAAGTGAAGTCCACCAACGGTGATACGCACCTGGGCGGCGACAACATTGACCAGCGCATTGTTGACTGGCTTGTGGAAGAGTTCAAGAAAGATGAAGGGCTTGATCTGCGCGCCAAAGGCAATGAGATGGCTCTGCAGCGCCTGCGTGACGCGGCGGAGAAAGCCAAGATCGAACTTTCCACCACCATGGAAAGCGAAATCAATCTGCCGTTTATCACCGCGGACGCAACCGGTCCCAAGCACCTGGTGAAGAAGCTTACGCGCACCAAGTTGGAGCAGATGGTGGATGACATCATCCAGCGCTCCGTGGCGCCGTGCAAGCAGGCACTGAAAGATGCGGGCGTTGACGCCAGCAAGATCGACGAAGTAGTCCTGGTCGGCGGACAGACGCGCATGCCTCGCATCCAGGCGCTGGTAAAAGAGCTGTTTGGCAAAGAACCGCACAAGGGCGTGAACCCGGATGAAGTTGTTGCCATTGGCGCAGCGGTGCAGGCGGGCGTGCTGGCGGGAGACGTGAAGGACCTGCTCCTGCTCGACGTAACTCCGTTGACGTTGTCGATCGAGACCCTGGGCGGCGTGGCCACGCAGATGATTCCGCGCAACACCACAATTCCGACCAAGAAGACGGAGACTTTCTCCACGGCGGCGGACAGCCAGCCATCGGTTGAAGTCCACGTGTTGCAGGGCGAGCGGCCTTTGGCAAAGGACAACCGCACTCTGGGCAAGTTCCACCTGACCGGCCTACCGCCGGCGCCGCGTGGCGTGCCGCAGATTGAGGTGACGTTCGATATCGACGCCAACGGAATCTTGAACGTGACCGCGAAAGACAAGGCCACGAACAAGGAGCAGAAGATCCAGATCACCTCTTCTTCAGGCCTGAGCAAGGAAGAAGTGGAACGCATGGCCAAGGAAGCCGAAGCGCATTCGGCGGAAGACAAGGCGAAGCGTGAGGAAATCGAGGCCCGCAACCAGCTTGATGGCATGGTCTATCAGGTAGAGAAGATGCTGAAGGAAAACGGCGACAAGATCTCTGGCGACGAAAAGGGCCAGGTCGAGTCGGCGGTGGCGGACGCGAAGAAAGCGCTGGAAGGCACCGACGCGGCAGCCATGAACGCAGCACGCGAAAAGCTGACCGCAGCTTCGCACAAACTGGCTGAAGCCATGTACAAGGCGCAGCAGGCGGCCCCGGCGGATGGCGCTTCTGGGGCAGGCCCGCAGGCAGGCGCGCAGTCGAACGGCGCCGGGCAGCAGGAAAAGAAAGATGAAGGCGTAATAGACGCAGAGTACGTTGACGTGGAGGACAAGAGATAA